In the Gemmatimonadaceae bacterium genome, CGCGGCGATGTCCAGCACGCCGGCGAGCACCGCCGGCTGGTTGGCCACGATGCCGACGCTCATGCCCCCCAGGTGGGCGAACCCGCAGAGGATGTTCTGGGCGTAGTCGCGGTGCACCTCGTAGAACGTGCCGTCGTCCACGACGCGACGGATCACGTCGAGCATGTCGTACGGCTTGTTCGCGTTGTCGGGCACGATGCCCGCCAGCGCCTCGTCACGGCGGTCCCGGGGATCGGTGCCGGTGCCCCGTGGCGCATCAGCGAGGTTGTTCGACGGCACGTAGCGGAACAGCTCGCGGATCTGCGTGAGGCAGGCGATCTCGGAATCGCAGGCGAAGTGGGCCACCCCCGAGGTGCCGGCGTGCGTGTCCGCGCCGCCCAGCTCCTCCATCGTCACGTCCTCGTGCGTCACCGTCTTCACGACATTGGGCCCGGTGACGAACATGTAGCTCGTGCCGCGCACCATGTAGATGAAGTCCGTGATGGCCGGCGAATACACCGCCCCGCCGGCGCAGGGGCCGAGGATGGCCGAGATCTGCGGGACCACGCCGCTGGCGAGCGTGTTGCGGAGGAAGATGTCGGCGTAGGCGCCGAGTGCCACCACACCCTCCTGGATGCGCGCGCCGCCGCTGTCGTTCAGGCCGATCACGGGAGCACCGTTGCGCACGGCGTGATCCATGATCTTGCAGATCTTCCGCGCGTGCGCCTCGGCCAGTGATCCGCCCAGGACCGTGAAGTCCTGCGAGAAGACGTACACCAGGCGCCCATCGATGCGACCGTAGCCCGTGACGACGCCGTCGCCGTAGACGCCGCCGGCGTCGGTCCGGGCCGTGACGAACTTGTCGATCTCGACGAAGGACCCCTCGTCGAGGAGCACGTCCAGGCGCTCCCGCGCGGAGAGCTTTCCCTTTGCGTGCTGGGCAGCGAGTCGGTCGGCACCGCCCCCCAGTTCAGCCTGCGCGCTTCGCCGCGCGAGCAGCTCGAGCTTCTCGGTCATGGACATGGGGACGAAGGTAGCCCGCCCCGTGCGTGCGGGCGAGCAGCCGCTGGTGCCGCGGGCGGCGGCCGGCGTTTGATTGCGGGCGAATGCGAGTCCTCCTCACCGGCGCCCGCGCGCCAGCGACCCTCGAGCTGGCCCGACTCTGCAGTCTGGCGGGCCACGAGGTGCACGTTGCCGACACCGCGCGCTGGCACATCTGCCGGGGGTCGCGTCGGATCGCTGGCGTGCACCGGCTTCCGGCTCCCAGGCGCGGCCATCAGGCCTACGCCGCTGCCCTCGGCGCGCTGGCTGCGCGGCTCGACCTCGACGTGGTGGTGCCGACCTGCGAGGAGATCTTCCACCTGGCGAGCATCAGGGAGGAGGTGCCGGGGCTGCGGATCGCCTGCGACAGTGCGGAACGACTCTTAGCGCTTCATGACAAATGGCGCTTCATCGGCCTCTGCGAGGCCGCCGGCCTGGCGGTGCCCCGGACACGGCTGCTGGATGCCGGCGTGCCCGCCGCCGGACCAGGGGCAGGCCGGTGGGTGCTGAAGCCTCGGTTCTCCCGCTTCGCGACACGGGTGCAGGTGGTGGCGGGTGGTGCGGCGCTGCCCTACCTCGCCGGCGACCTGCCTTCACGCTGGGTGGCGCAGGAGTTCCTCGACGGACCGGTGCTCTGCTCGTGGAGCGTCGCGCAGGCGGGCCGGCTCCGCGCCCACGTCACCTACGCCGTGGACGAGACGGCCGGCCCGCACGGCGCGGCCATCGCCTTCCACACCGTGCATCACACCGCCGTGCGGGCCTGGGTGGCGCAGTTCGTCGCCGCACATGCGCTCGATGGCCAGTTCGCGTTCGACTTCGTGGACCACGCCGGCGGCTTGCGCGCGATCGAGTGCAACCCCCGACTCACCAGCGGCATCCATGGATTCCGGGGATTGCCCGGCGTGGTGGCGTGCCTGCTGGAGGGCAATGCCGGCCCGGACGACGCGATCCTCGAGCCACCGGCAGGCCAGCGGTTCCGAAGCCGGCTGGCACTCTCCGCATTCCGCCGTCCGTCTCGCGCCGGCGCCGGCCTGCTCGATGCCCGCGACGATCCGTGGCCGCGCCGCCTGCAATGGGTCGCATGGGCGGACCTGTTCCTGCGCGCCGCCATCGCCGGTGACGATCCACGGCGGTACAGCACCCGGGACATCGAGTGGAACGATGACTGAGCCGATGGCGCTCGCTGCCGACGCGCTGTGGGCACCCCTGGTCGATGCGGGCACGCAGTGGTGCGCGCCGAACGTCCACGCCGATGCGGCGTGGCTCGATGTCGGAGGGCAGCGCTGGCGGGTGGCCGTGACGAAGGCGGTGCCTGGCAACAGCTACGTGGTCAGCGCCGCGGGACAGTACCTCGACTATGCCCGTGAGGAAACGCGGCGGATTCCGTCACGCGCGAACCGGACGGCCTCGCGGGGATTGCTGGCAGCGGTTGCGCCGGTGGTGCGGGCGCTCGACCCGGTGGTGATCCTCGACGCGCTGCCCGTGTCGACCGTGCTGCACCCGGTGCGGCCCGCCGACGCATGGCACGACGCGCTGGCGGCCGCACGTGCCTCGTTCCCGTCGCAGCCGGTCATGGTCCGGTCGCTCGATGCCGTCGCGTCGCGCGGGACGCTGGAGACACTGCGGGCACTCGGGATGGCGCTCATCCCGAGCCGTATCGTCTTCCACCAGGATCCAGGCCCCGACGCGTTCTGGCAGGCGCGCAACCTCCGGCACGATCTTGCCCTCCAGCGGCGCGCCCCGATGCCATGCCGCGCACTCACGCCGGGCGATGCGGCGCACATCGAGTCACTCTACTGGCAGCTCTATGGCGACAAGCATTCCCGGCTCAACCCGCGCTTCACCCGGCAGTGGCTGGCGCACGGCATGACCGCTGGCGTATTCGAGGGCGAGGGAATCGAGCACGACCGTCAGCTGGTGGGGGTGTACCTCTCATACACGATCGGGGGCGTCATG is a window encoding:
- a CDS encoding acyl-CoA carboxylase subunit beta — translated: MTEKLELLARRSAQAELGGGADRLAAQHAKGKLSARERLDVLLDEGSFVEIDKFVTARTDAGGVYGDGVVTGYGRIDGRLVYVFSQDFTVLGGSLAEAHARKICKIMDHAVRNGAPVIGLNDSGGARIQEGVVALGAYADIFLRNTLASGVVPQISAILGPCAGGAVYSPAITDFIYMVRGTSYMFVTGPNVVKTVTHEDVTMEELGGADTHAGTSGVAHFACDSEIACLTQIRELFRYVPSNNLADAPRGTGTDPRDRRDEALAGIVPDNANKPYDMLDVIRRVVDDGTFYEVHRDYAQNILCGFAHLGGMSVGIVANQPAVLAGVLDIAASMKGARFIRFCDAFNIPIVTFEDVPGFLPGVSQEHGGIIRHGAKLLYAYCEATVPKLTVITRKAYGGAYDVMSSKHIRGDFNVAWPTAEIAVMGPKGAVEIIYKRELAEAEDAVAATDAKVEEYRQQFANPYMAAAWGYVDDIIDPRDTRPRLIDALETLSAKRDRNPPKKHGNIPL